One Triplophysa rosa linkage group LG9, Trosa_1v2, whole genome shotgun sequence genomic window carries:
- the foxi2 gene encoding forkhead box protein I2: protein MNTIHNNSTAAVNPLQQLPKSAHETADMAVYCDNFSVYHQQNLPAAQRPAGYGLGDYTPTPNPYLWLNGPGVNASSSYIHGNNSASFIPPSYGPQRQYLANSSGFAGPDLGWFSIASQEELLKLVRPPYSYSALIAMAIQNAHEKKLTLSQIYQYVADNFPFYKKSKAGWQNSIRHNLSLNDCFKKVPRDEDDPGKGNYWTLDPNCEKMFDNGNFRRKRKRRTESSTGVASSTKPEDDRQLAGMKPTDSSHLSGPASPEIDAANESHKGASPTGILSSPCFNNFFNSMSALSSSSTPTTRQGSLGLVNELSSRNISTLSQYPASSAPDAGGPSDLQESVQVNRGMYYNSFTGSQSAQFSGHFYNSFTVNSLIYPRDGTEL, encoded by the exons ATGAACACCATCCATAACAACAGTACCGCTGCTGTCAACCCTCTCCAGCAACTGCCCAAAAGCGCACACGAGACTGCGGATATGGCCGTGTATTGTGACAATTTCAGTGTTTACCACCAACAGAACCTGCCTGCGGCGCAGAGACCAGCAGGATACGGCCTAGGCGACTACACGCCGACCCCGAACCCATACTTGTGGCTTAATGGACCTGGTGTCAACGCATCTTCGTCGTACATTCACGGAAACAACAGCGCATCGTTCATCCCTCCATCGTACGGCCCTCAAAGGCAATATCTGGCTAACTCCTCCGGATTCGCCGGTCCGGATCTGGGCTGGTTCTCCATCGCGAGCCAAGAGGAACTTTTGAAGCTCGTGCGTCCGCCTTACTCATACTCTGCACTGATAGCCATGGCGATACAGAACGCGCACGAGAAAAAGTTAACTTTGAGTCAAATATATCAGTATGTGGCAGATAACTTTCCGTTTTATAAGAAGAGTAAAGCGGGATGGCAAAACTCCATCAGGCACAACCTTTCTTTAAATGACTGCTTTAAAAAAGTGCCGCGCGACGAAGACGACCCAG GAAAAGGAAATTATTGGACTCTAGACCCCAACTGTGAAAAGATGTTTGACAACGGAAACTTTCGTAGGAAAAGGAAGCGCAGAACAGAATCCAGTACAGGTGTTGCCAGCAGTACAAAACCAGAGGATGACCGACAGCTTGCAGGGATGAAACCCACAGACAGCAGTCACCTCTCCGGACCCGCATCTCCTGAGATCGATGCGGCAAATGAAAGCCACAAAGGCGCATCTCCTACAGGCATTCTGAGCTCTCCGTGCTTCAATAATTTCTTCAACAGTATGTCTGCTCTAAGCTCTTCTTCAACGCCCACTACCAGACAAGGCTCTCTGGGACTGGTAAATGAACTTTCTAGCCGAAATATTAGTACACTGAGCCAGTACCCTGCCAGCTCGGCACCTGACGCAGGTGGACCAAGTGATCTCCAAGAAAGTGTCCAGGTTAACCGTGGAATGTATTATAACTCTTTTACTGGTAGCCAGAGCGCGCAGTTCAGTGGACATTTCTACAATAGCTTCACTGTAAACAGTCTTATTTACCCTCGAGACGGGACGGAGTTATAA